A genomic stretch from Parus major isolate Abel chromosome 28, Parus_major1.1, whole genome shotgun sequence includes:
- the MYO9B gene encoding unconventional myosin-IXb isoform X6, translating into MSLKDADSAVCQAKAAYNLHIYPQLSTESAPCCKVTATKDSTSSDVIKDVINILNLDVSKHYVLVEVKESGGEEWVLDINDSPVHRVLLWPRRAQDEHPQKDGYYFLLQERNTDGTIKYVQMQLLSEETDARRLVERGFLPWHQEDFDDLCNLPNLTETTLLENLKCRFLKHRIYTYAGSILIAINPFKFLPIYNPKYVKMYENHQLGKLEPHIFAIADVAYHTMLKKHVNQCIVISGESGSGKTQSTNFLIHCLTALSQKGYASGVERTILGAGPVLEAFGNAKTAHNNNSSRFGKFIQVNYLENGIVRGAVVEKYLLEKSRLVSQEKDERNYHVFYYLLLGVSEEERKEFHLKQPEDYFYLNQHNLKIEDGEDLRHEFERLKQAMEMVGFLSATKKQIFSVLSAILYLGNVTYKKKATGRDEGLDVGPPEVLDILSQLLKVKREILVEVLTKRKTVTANDKLILPYSLNEAITARDSMAKSLYSALFDWIVLRINHALLNKKDMEESVTCLSIGVLDIFGFEDFETNSFEQFCINYANEQLQYYFNQHIFKLEQEEYKSEGITWHNIDYTDNVACIHLISKKPTGLFYLLDEESNFPHATNQTLLAKFKQQHEENKFFVGTPVMEPAFIIRHFAGKVKYQIKDFREKNMDYMRPDIVALLRSSDSAFVRELIGMDPVAVFRWAVLRAAIRSMAVFAQAGRDRAQKTAGVIRQGPRVPLGELQRSNTPIEKVYRKSRGVKQKQIIPKNLLDSKSLKLIMSMTLHDRTTKSLLHLHKKKKPPSISAQFQTSLNKLLETLSRAEPFFIRCIRSNAEKKEMLFDESLVLQQLRYTGMLETVRIRRSGYSAKYTFQEFIDQFQVLLPKNAKASKEDICAYLNKLKLNENYYQIGKTKVFMKEAERQILQDTLHKEVIRKIILLQSWLRMVLERRRFLRMRQAAVVLQACWRSRCVRMALQRNNAAIEIQAAWRRHRQRKRFLQLRRRVCLLQALLRGHLQRKRYQKMILERKKAEEKQREMQEDEDKEDGMSKDEQSEPATDELPVKHKSETDQAVEDEDQAQNEQAENLSSSEKATLPQKHTMEGSEKVTNSREKRESRRQRGLEHNDLQNKHVLLSFEGPSVLCQEEQTVSEEALETAPELEKSTAQEDNVLQGSSEGEKSPSKEKTLSDIPPSSEIKESGSVPEQPPGSQAEDTAADRMKTQGKQNNQVKSSQSFTCPERPTDLALNVRNTLSATGSFQGPADCWADKNRRQRATKDLDSPTSAIQRYVDDPEKLKYKREKWKGKRQSDAGQNDVLSQSLDGRICVDKSPQDQLEKKGSSVSLSDLSTLAQTVAMNQQSPDPIEEEKGNKKYPVQKRPSDHFPTSDSAVPVQPASQQGDAKSAFKSPLRRLLGKKPDKKIAKESPDVIEEGDGLSLVSCVLFTDTGGAQKVSEGSSGQPGRPQAGKESSKAKKNRTIKISKISSVSQNWRASMVREIANANELKHLDEFLLNKINDLRSQKSGVECLFFEATEKFRGNIKTMYSAPNGQIHVGYKDLVENYQLLVTNLAKKREEKEVKLVLNLFLSLLDEFIRGYTKKEESEQPKQTKAQKKKRKQDRAIEEHNGHVFTSYQVSIRQSCEHCSSYIWPMEKACLCSVCKLTCHKKCMSKIQSSCTSCGKKSEQDTEPRHFGVCVSALTSERNSVPVVMEKLLEYVEMHGLYTEGIYRKSGSANRMKELKQLLQEDPNSVKLENYPIHTITGILKQWLRELPDPLMTSAQYNDFLRAVELPEKQEQLCAIYSVLEQLPQANHNTLERLIFHLVKVALIEDVNRMSPNALAIVFAPCLLRCPDTSDPLTSMKDVSKTTMCVEMLIKEQIRKYKIKMEEINQLEAAESFAFRRLSLLRQNTLWPIKLGFSSPYEGKLSKSSQVKGNDSGTSELDSVHEEEDVSEANNREKEILIDRIQSIKEEKEDITYRLPELDQRGSDEENVDSETSASTESLLEDKPGRMDTEAIIGLHCRAQSSSVPAKDICKVPSFPQTSSNSYSASLASRRRYSLTLSKVKVPRRTPVMPTANIKLPPGMFKCTESQDKVFSREESQMVQWREQPARRTDSIHSVYIAQGSALAHAQELGDEYEPTAKLKRRFSDPYSHIPCVEK; encoded by the exons ATGAGTTTAAAAGATGCTGACAGTGCAGTTTGCCAGGCAAAGGCAGCGTATAATCTTCATATTTACCCCCAACTCTCAACAGAAAGTGCTCCCTGCTGCAAAGTGACAGCAACCAAGGACAGCACGTCATCAGACGTCATCAAGGATGTGATTAATATCTTAAACTTGGATGTCTCCAAACATTATGTGCTCGTGGAGGTGAAAGAATCAGGTGGAGAAGAATGGGTACTTGACATCAACGATTCTCCTGTGCACAGGGTTTTGCTTTGGCCTCGCCGTGCTCAGGATGAGCACCCACAGAAGGATGGGTACTACTTCCTCCTGCAGGAAAGGAACACTGATGGCACCATCAAGTACGTGCAGATGCAGCTGCTCTCTGAGGAGACGGATGCTCGGCGCTTGGTGGAGAGGGGTTTTCTGCCCTGGCACCAGGAGGACTTTGATGACCTTTGCAATCTGCCCAACCTGACGGAGACAACGCTCCTGGAGAATCTCAAGTGCCGCTTCCTGAAGCACAGAATCTACACTTACGCGGGAAGTATCCTGATCGCAATTAACCCCTTCAAGTTCCTGCCCATTTATAACCCCAAGTATGTCAAGATGTATGAGAACCATCAGCTTGGGAAGTTGGAGCCTCATATTTTTGCCATTGCTGATGTGGCCTATCACACAATGCTTAAAAAACATGTTAATCAGTGCATCGTTATATCAGGTGAAAGTGGGTCTGGGAAAACCCAAAGCACAAACTTCTTAATTCACTGCCTCACGGCGCTGAGCCAGAAAGGGTACGCCAGTGGTGTGGAGAGAACCATTCTGGGAGCTGGACCAGTTCTGGAG GCATTTGGAAATGCAAAAACAGCACATAACAATAACTCCAGTCGTTTTGGGAAGTTCATTCAAGTCAACTATTTAGAGAATGGTATTGTCCGGGG GGCTGTGGTTGAAAAATACCTGCTTGAAAAATCTCGTCTGGTTTCtcaagaaaaagatgaaag GAACTACCAtgtcttttattatttgcttcTTGGAGTCAGTGAGGAAGAGCGTAAAGAATTTCACCTCAAGCAACCTGAAGATTATTTCTACCTCAACCAG CATAACTTGAAAATTGAAGATGGGGAAGATCTCCGACATGAATTTGAGAGATTAAAACAAGCCATGGAGATGGTTGGCTTCCTTTCAGCAACAAAGAAACA aaTCTTCTCAGTACTTTCAGCTATTCTGTATTTGGGCAATGTCACATACAAGAAGAAAGCCACAGGTCGGGATGAAGGGTTGGATGTGGGACCTCCTGAAGTTTTGGACATTCTTTCCCAGCTGTTGAAA GTTAAACGGGAAATCCTGGTAGAAGTgctaacaaaaagaaaaactgtgacTGCTAATGATAAGCTTATTTTGCCATATAGTCTCAATGAG GCAATAACAGCTCGTGATTCCATGGCAAAGTCCTTGTACAGTGCTCTGTTTGATTGGATTGTTCTGAGAATCAATCATGCACTCCTTAacaagaaggacatggaggAATCTGTTACA TGTCTGTCCATTGGTGTACTTGATATTTTTGGATTTGAAGACTTTGAAACCAACAGTTTTGAGCAGTTCTGTATAAATTATGCAAATGAGCAACTTCAGTATTATTTCAATCAGCACATTTTCAAATTGGAGCAG GAGGAATATAAGAGTGAAGGCATCACTTGGCACAATATTGACTATACTGATAATGTGGCCTGCATTCACTTAATCAGCAAGAAGCCAACTGGCCTCTTCTATCTTCTGGATGAAGAAAGCAA TTTTCCACATGCCACCAACCAAACTCTACTGGCAAAATTCAAACAGCAGCATGAGGAGAACAAATTTTTTGTTGGAACCCCAGTGATGGAGCCTGCTTTTATTATTCGCCACTTTGCTGGCAAAGTGAAATACCAGATCAAA gatttcagggagaaaaacatGGATTACATGAGACCAGACATCGTGGCTCTGCTGCGCAGCAGCGACAGCGCCTTCGTGCGGGAGCTGATCGGGATGGACCCGGTGGCCGTGTTCCGCTGGGCCGTGCTGCGCGCGGCCATCCGCTCCATGGCCGTGTTCGCCCAGGCAGGACGGGACAGGGCCCAGAAAACAGCAG GAGTCATACGTCAAGGACCCAGAGTTCCCCTTGGAGAGCTCCAGAGATCGAATACGCCAATAGAAAAAGTTTATCG gaaaagtAGAGGTGTCAAGCAAAAGCAGATCATTCCCAAG AACTTGCTGGATTCCAAATCTCTGAAGCTCATCATGAGCATGACCCTGCACGACCGGACTACAAAGTCCCTTTTGCACTTGCACAAGAAGAAGAAACCCCCCAGCATAAGTGCCCAGTTCCAG ACTTCACTCAACAAGTTGCTGGAGacactgagcagggctgagccatTCTTCATCCGCTGCATCCGCTCCAATGCAGAGAAG AAGGAGATGCTCTTTGATGAGAGCTTGGTGCTGCAGCAGTTACGGTACACGGGCATGCTGGAAACTGTGCGGATCAGGAGGTCTGGCTACAGTGCCAAATACACATTCCAG GAATTCATTGACCAGTTTCAGGTGTTACTACCCAAAAATGCCAAAGCCTCCAAGGAAGACATTTGTGCTTATTTGAATAAACTCAAACTGAATGAAAACTACTATCAAATAGGGAAGACCAAG GTTTTTATGAAAGAGGCTGAAAGGCAGATACTACAGGATACACTACACAAAGAAGTGATCAGGAAAATCATCCTCCTTCAGAGCTGGCTCAGGATGGTTTTGGAAAGGAGACGCTTTCTCAGGATGCGGCAGGCAGCCGTTGTTCTACAG GCGTGCTGGCGCTCCCGCTGTGTCAGgatggctctgcagaggaacaACGCTGCCATCGAGATCCAGGCGGCCTGGAGGCGGCACCGGCAGCGGAAAcgcttcctgcagctcaggaggagAGTTTGTCTCCTGCAGGCCCTGCTCAGGGGGCACCTGCAGCGTAAGAG ATACCAGAAAATGATTCtagaaaggaagaaagctgaagaaaagcagagagaaatgcagGAAGATGAGGACAAAGAGGATGGTATGAGCAAGGATGAGCAGAGTGAACCAGCAACAGATGAACTGCCTGTGAAACACAAGTCAGAGACAGATCAAGCTGTTGAGGATGAAGATCAAGCTCAAAATGAACAAGCTGAAAACCTGAGCTCATCTGAGAAAGCCACGTTACCCCAGAAGCACACGATGGAGGGCTCAGAGAAAGTAACCAACAGCCGGGAGAAGCGGGAGTCCCGTCGGCAGAGGGGGCTGGAACACAATGACTTGCAGAACAAGCATGTGCTCCTCTCCTTTGAAGGACCATCCgtgctgtgccaggaggagcAAACTGTTTCTGAAGAGGCTCTGGAAACTGCTCCAGAGCTAGAGAAATCCACAGCACAAGAAGATAACGTCCTTCAGGGAAGCAGTGAGGGAGAGAAAAGtccaagcaaagaaaaaactctTTCAGACATTCCACCATCAAGTGAGATAAAAGAAAGTGGTTCTGTTCCTGAGCAACCACCTGGATCACAAGCAGAGGACACGGCAGCTGACAGAATGAAAACACAAGGGAAGCAAAATAACCAAGTAAAAAGCAGCCAAAGCTTTACATGCCCTGAAAGGCCAACAGATCTTGCACTGAATGTTCGTAACACACTGTCTGCTACTGGCAGCTTTCAGGGCCCTGCTGACTGCTGGGCAGATAAAAACAGGCGGCAGAGGGCAACTAAAGACCTGGACAGCCCCACTTCTGCAATCCAGAGATACGTGGATGACCCAGAGAAGCTCAAGTACAAGAGAGAGAAGTGGAAAGGAAAGAGACAGTCTGATGCTGGCCAGAATGATGTGCTGAGTCAGTCCTTGGATGGAAGGATATGTGTGGATAAGTCTCCTCAGGATCAGCTAGA GAAGAAGGGGAGTTCAGTTTCATTAAGTGACCTTTCAACTTTGGCCCAGACTGTTGCCATGAACCAG CAATCACCAGATCcaatagaagaagaaaaaggcaacaaGAAATATCCTGTGCAGAAGAGACCCAGTGACCACTTCCCTACCTCGGACTCAGCCGTTCCTGTGCAGCCAGCGAGTCAGCAAGGGGATGCCAA GTCTGCTTTCAAAAGCCCTTTGCGTAGACTTTTGGGAAAAAAGCCAGACAAGAAAATTGCAAAGGAGAGTCCTGATGTGATTGAGGAAGGAGATGGCCTCTCCCTTGTATCTTGTGTCCTCTTTACAGACACAGGAGGAGCCCAGAAAGTTTCAGAAG GTTCTTCAGGGCAGCCAGGCCGcccccaggctgggaaggagagcagcaaagcaaagaagaaCAGAACCATAAAGATCAGCAAGATTTCGAGCGTGTCCCAGAACTGGCGCGCGTCCATGGTCCGGGAGATTGCAAATGCCAATGAGCTGAAACACCTGGATGAGTTCCTCCTAAACAAG atcAATGACTTACGCTCCCAGAAGTCTGGTGttgaatgtttgttttttgaagcCACAGAGAAGTTCAGAGGAAACATCAAGACCATGTACTCTGCTCCT aaCGGACAAATCCATGTTGGCTATAAAGATCTGGTGGAAAATTACCAGCTCCTAGTTACAAACCTGgccaaaaaaagggaagagaaagaagtcaAGCTGGTTTTGAATCTCTTTCTATCCCTTCTGGATGAATTCATCAGAGGATATACAAAGAAGGAGGAATCTGAGCAGCCCAAG CAAACCAAAGCTCAGAAGAAGAAACGGAAACAAGATCGTGCA ATTGAAGAGCACAATGGCCACGTGTTCACAAGCTACCAAGTGAGCATCCGGCAGTCGTGTGAGCACTGCTCCTCCTACATCTGGCCCATGGAGAAGGCCTGTCTGTGCAGTG TCTGCAAGCTGACTTGTCACAAGAAGTGCATGTCCAAAATCCAGAGCAGCTGTACCTCCTGTGGGAAAAAG AGCGAGCAGGACACGGAGCCCCGGCACTTCGGGGTGTGTGTGAGCGCCCTGACCAGCGAGAGAAACTCGGTCCCTGTGGTcatggagaagctgctggagtaCGTGGAGATGCACGGGCTCTACACAGAAGGCATCTACAGGAAATCAGGATCAGCAAATCGGATGAAGGAGCTGAAGCAGTTGCTGCAAGAAG acCCAAACTCAGTGAAACTGGAGAATTACCCTATTCACACCATCACAGGGATCCTTAAGCAATGGCTGAGGGAATTGCCAGACCCACTGATGACCTCAGCACAGTACAATGATTTTCTCAGAGCTGTAG AACTGCCAGAGAAACAGGAGCAACTCTGTGCTATTTACAgtgtcctggagcagctcccacaaGCAAATCATAATACCTTGGAACGACTCATCTTCCATCTTGTCAA AGTGGCTTTGATAGAAGATGTGAACCGCATGTCCCCCAATGCCTTGGCCATCGTGTTTGCTCCGTGCCTCTTGCGCTGTCCTGATACCTCTGACCCCTTGACCAGCATGAAGGATGTTTCAAAAACAACCAT GTGTGTGGAGATGCTCATAAAGGAGCAGATAAGGAAGTACAagataaaaatggaagaaatcaatcagctggaagcagcagagagcttCGCTTTCCGACGGCTCTCATTGCTTCGGCAGAACACA CTCTGGCCTATAAAACTTGGGTTCTCTTCTCCTTACGAGGGGAAGCTG AGTAAAAGCTCTCAGGTCAAAGGAAATGACAGTGGCACCTCAGAGCTGGACTCGGTGCACGAAGAGGAGGATGTTTCTGAAGCCAACAATCGGGAGAAGGAGATTCTCATTGATCGCATACAGtcaataaaagaagaaaa GGAGGACATCACTTACCGCTTACCTGAGCTTGACCAGCGAGGCTCTGATGAGGAAAACGTGGACTCAGAAACCTCTGCAAGCACAGAGAGCCTGCTGGAGGACAAACCAGGCCGGATGGATACCGAAG caaTTATTGGATTACACTGTCGTGCTCAGAGCTCCAGCGTGCCTGCCAAAGACATTTGCAAAGTGCCTTCTTTCCCGCAAACCTCTTCAAATTCTTACTCTGCATCCCTGGCTTCAAGGCGCAGATACTCCTTAACACTGTCCAAGGTTAAAGTGCCCCGTCGAACTCCAGTGATGCCAACAGCAAACATAAAACTTCCTCCTGGGATGTTCAAATGTACAGAATCGCAGGACAAGGTTTTCTCTAGGGAAGAGTCTCAGATGGTGCAGTGGAGGGAGCAGCCAGCGAGGCGGACTGACAGCATCCACTCGGTGTACATTGCACAAGGGTCTGCACTGGCCCACGCTCAGGAACTCGGGGATGAATACGAGCCCACAGCAAAACTCAAACGCAGGTTCTCGGACCCTTACTCTCACATTCCCTGTGTGGAGAAGTGA